DNA from Corallococcus soli:
GCTCGACGTGGGCCAGGGCGCCGGCGGGGGAGCGGTAGACCGCGCGCTCCTCGAAGCCGAACGCCTGCTTCAGGAAGCGCAGGGCGGCCTCCGGGTCTTCGTAGCGGAGGAAGGGGTACAGGCTGGGCAGGGGTGTGGACATGGTGGGCTTCCTTTCACCGTGCATCCTGCCCATCCGCCCAGGCCGGTTCTTGTACGGATTTCACCTGCGCCCCCGCTTCGAAGCCGCCCGCGTCGGGCAGCGAACGGCGCAGCAGCGCGGAGGGGGGCCCGCCGGTGAACTGGCGGAAGTCCCGGCTCAGGTGGGCCTGGTCGAAGTAGCCCAGCTCCACCGCCAGCTCCGCCCAACGCACCGGCCCGCCAGCCTTCAGCCGCTCCACCGCGCGGTCGAAGCGCAGCAGGCGCGCCAGCCGGCGGGGTGGCAGGCCGACCTGCTCATGGAACTGGTGGATGAGGTGCTTGTGGCTGCGGCCCAGCCCTTGCGCCAGCGTGGCGATGTCCAGGTTGCCGCCCGCGTGGAGGATGCGCTCCACGGCCCAGCGCACGCCGGCCTCCACCTCCGGGCCCCGCTCCACCCGCCGCGTCAGGAACGCGTCCACGAGCGCGAAGCGAGCCGCCCAGCCGGGCGCTTCCGCGAGCTGCTCCACCAGGCGCCGCGCGTCCAGGCCCCACAGGTCCTCCAGGCCCACCACGCGGTGCGACAGCTCATGCATGGGCAGGCCGAAGACGCGCCGGGCCCCCAGGGGCGTCAGGTTCACCTGGACCCCGTGGGACACGCCGCCGTGTTCGGTGGTGCTCCAGCGCTCGTCCAGGCCAGCGGTGAAGCCGGAGCGGTGCCGCGTCACCCGTCCCGCGTCGTCCAGGTGCTTCAGGAGCGGGCCGAACTCCAGGATGAGCACCACCTGGACGCCGGGCAGCTCCTGCCGGCGCATGGGCGCGGCCGTGGCCTCGCGGAAGCCGCAGTAGTCCCGGACGAGGGTGGCCAGGTGCGCGGGCGGCGTGGCGAGGGCCATCTCCCAGCCACCCCGCTCCGACGCGTGGCGCACCACGCGGATGGAGTGCATGCGCCTGGATCTCTACGCGGAAGGGGCGGCTACTTCGAGCCCTTGCGCAGGAAATCGAGCAGGGCCGCGTGCCATTTGTCGGGTGCCTCGAAGTGGGGGATGTGGCCCACGCCGGGCAGCTCCACCAGCGTGGCGCCGGGGATGGCGGCGGCGGTCTTCTTTCCCAGCGCGGGGTACTGACCCAGCTTGGGGAGGAGCGCGGGCGGCACGCTGCCCTTGCCCACGACGGTGCGGTCCTCCTGCCCGATGACGACCAGCGTGGGCGCGCGCACGAGGGGGAACTCGTGCACCACGGGCTGCTCGTAGATCATCGTCTGCGTGGCGGCGGAGACCCAGGCCATGCGCGGGTACTCGCCGCTGAGCGTCTGGCGGTAGAGGACCTGGACGTACTCGTCGTACTCGGGCTTCCACTTCACGTAGTAGGTGCGCTGGTACTTGCGCAGGCCTTCTTCCGTGGCCTGGAGGTTCTCGCGGTAGAGGTCCTCGGTGGACTTCCAGGGGACGCTCTCCCGGTAGTCCTCCAGCCCGATGGGGTTCTCCAGCACGAGCTGGGACGTGGTCTCCGGGTACATCAGCGCGAAGCGGGTGGCGAGCATGCCGCCCATGGAGTGGCCGACGATGACGGCCTGCTTCACGCCCGCGGTGTCGAGCACCTTCTTCGTCAGCGACGCGAGCGTGTGGAAGCTGTACGCGATGGCCGGCTTGGACGACTTGCCGAAGCCCACCTGATCCGGCGCG
Protein-coding regions in this window:
- a CDS encoding AraC family transcriptional regulator; this translates as MHSIRVVRHASERGGWEMALATPPAHLATLVRDYCGFREATAAPMRRQELPGVQVVLILEFGPLLKHLDDAGRVTRHRSGFTAGLDERWSTTEHGGVSHGVQVNLTPLGARRVFGLPMHELSHRVVGLEDLWGLDARRLVEQLAEAPGWAARFALVDAFLTRRVERGPEVEAGVRWAVERILHAGGNLDIATLAQGLGRSHKHLIHQFHEQVGLPPRRLARLLRFDRAVERLKAGGPVRWAELAVELGYFDQAHLSRDFRQFTGGPPSALLRRSLPDAGGFEAGAQVKSVQEPAWADGQDAR
- a CDS encoding alpha/beta fold hydrolase, which gives rise to MSVRVPALLLSALLLSAPAANAQEPRRAPEALGLGMEGYPYPAPVQFLPVTLEGQELRMAYMDVKPTANANGRTVVLLHGKNFFGAYWKGTIRALTGAGFRVIAPDQVGFGKSSKPAIAYSFHTLASLTKKVLDTAGVKQAVIVGHSMGGMLATRFALMYPETTSQLVLENPIGLEDYRESVPWKSTEDLYRENLQATEEGLRKYQRTYYVKWKPEYDEYVQVLYRQTLSGEYPRMAWVSAATQTMIYEQPVVHEFPLVRAPTLVVIGQEDRTVVGKGSVPPALLPKLGQYPALGKKTAAAIPGATLVELPGVGHIPHFEAPDKWHAALLDFLRKGSK